The genome window TGCGTCGCTGCGCCCCATCAAATTCGGAACGAAGGCAACGCATGCTGCGCACGATGCACGCCGCTACCAGCAATCGTTCTTTATCAAGCTCAATCTTAGTAAGACTAGGCACCGCCGCTACCCAACAGGCGCGAACAACTTCTCTACGTATTTCGCAATCAGATCGTATTCCAAATTCACACGATCTCCGACCTTCTTAGTATGTAGATTTGTGACTTCCATGGTGTGTGGGATCAGCCAAATCGCAAAGCCTTCCTCATCCACTTCCGAGACTGTAAGCGATATACCATCCACAGTAATACACCCCTTGCTCACGATATATTTCAGCTTATCGGCATCTGGTTTAATTCGGAAAAAGAAATCCTTACCGCGCGGCTCGATCGCCTCGATCACTCCCGTGCCATCGACGTGCCCCGAGACAAAATGCCCGCCCATACGTGTGCTCGGCAACAAGGCGCGCTCAAGGTTCACCTTACCACCAGGCCCAACGCCATCAATCGACGTCAAGCGCTTCGTCTCGCCGAGTAAGTCAAACTCGATACGCCCAGCATCAAATGCGACCGCAGTCAGGCAGCAACCATTGACCGCAACGCTATCGCCCATCTGCAAATCCTTAGTCACCACTTCAGCGGCCAATACCAAACGCCATGAATTTTGCTGTTCTTCGAAGGAAACCACCGTTCCCGTTTCTTCTACGATTCCTGTAAACATAGCTGCTAATAAATCGAATCCCCCGTATTTGTCGCCAAAAAAGCCACGCTCCGATAAAAACAACCGACAGGACCTATATTCAGGAGTTAGACGGAGGTCTGCCGTAGATGGCGTAGCAAGTAAGGAGTCAGACGGAGGTCTGCGGCACGACTGAGCTCGCCGAAGTCCGTAGATGGCGCAGCAAGTTAGTCTTTGGTAATGAGTTCCTTAGAGCTTTGTCGATCGGCGCCTACCGAGCGCAGCGACACTTTATTATGCCCTTGGGTGCAACCGAAGGGCGCAGCCAAGGGCATAATACACTGATCTTCAGCTCCTAACTACTGCCTTCTACCTTCTAACTACTCTTTTAAGGATACGACGTCCGCCTGCGTCTAGATTGACAACTCACAAAGAATTCAGAGGCTTGGACTCTTCGTTTCAGCGACCGTTCATCACATGATCATCCGTTTTATAATCAGACCCGTGCTCGCCCTATTGATGCTCATCGCATGCTTAGCGGCCACGCCTTATATACTTGATTGGGTGACACAACTCACCTCCCCCGACGGCAATGCCGCAGAGACATTTAGCCGAGTGGAAGTCCTGCAGAAGGTGCAGGCACTCTACGAAAGCAAGCCACTGTCCGAAATGACGATGGACGACCTGCAATCCTTGATCAACAGCGAGGAAACCGAGCAACTTTCAGATAAAAAGAAAGCAGAGCTGAGCCACATGCTCACCGAAGAGCTCGAACTCAGCCCAGAAGAGATCATAAGCCTCGGGACATTTTACCAGAAATATCTCGAACACACCGAAGTAGAAGAGGACGCATCCATGGCTGACACCCCAGACTCCAGTATTCGAGAGTCCACCGGCCTCAAACCTGCGAAAGGGCTGTAGATAAATGGAGAGAAGATGCACCTCGTCAATTCCTGCAAAAGCCTGCCCCAGTCACCGCTAAGACACCTGCGAGACGTCGATATATTAGATATTTCTAAAAATCTAATAAAACTGGCCTTGACAGAAACCGCTGGAGTCGGCTTTTTCTCGGCTTCCCGTTTTTTACGGGACGATCTTTTTGTAAATTGCATCGATTTATGTCGCATGTTTCACATGAAAATGTCGCGAGAATGATCTAATTTCCCTCGGGAAACACCGTTTATGAAGCTTCCTCTGGAAGCTTTTTTTGTCGCTATTTACATTTTATCAGCAACCCCTGTCGCATTTAGCAAGGCAGCGCTTTAACACTGACGACAAACAAGTTGCACGACATAAGAAACTCATAGAGTTCGCACATATCATCATTTTCTGTCGCATTTCACATAAAGTCGGAAGGCAAAAACTACCGACTTTTCGTCCATGATGAATATCAGTATTTTCCATATCACTGAGGGATTTAAAACGGGAGCCTCAAACTGAAAACATCTCCCTTTTTGAGATAGAATTATTTGACGCAGATTATGTTGATCTGGCAGATTGCCTAATTATTATTAGGCAATTCACTAAACGATCCGCGACATTACAAATATGACCTACGAATTAAAATTAATCGACGGCTCTTGGTCGAAAGACCTCAGTGCCCATGAAGTGGCCGAACAGATCAGACAAGGGAAAGCTACGATCAGCTCTGATGGCCGCAGAACTGGATCGGACAGCATCTTCCCCATACACCACTGGATTTCGGGAGTCGTGTTACTTGCCGAAGAAG of Lentimonas sp. CC4 contains these proteins:
- a CDS encoding riboflavin synthase yields the protein MFTGIVEETGTVVSFEEQQNSWRLVLAAEVVTKDLQMGDSVAVNGCCLTAVAFDAGRIEFDLLGETKRLTSIDGVGPGGKVNLERALLPSTRMGGHFVSGHVDGTGVIEAIEPRGKDFFFRIKPDADKLKYIVSKGCITVDGISLTVSEVDEEGFAIWLIPHTMEVTNLHTKKVGDRVNLEYDLIAKYVEKLFAPVG